A part of Salmo trutta chromosome 15, fSalTru1.1, whole genome shotgun sequence genomic DNA contains:
- the LOC115148515 gene encoding protein YIPF5: MSGFDNFNTDFYQSSYSVDDQGQPAGYGYSNTEDPYKQGQYDYSQPMGYSAPGMMQPQQPYTGQIYQPTPAFTPSPTQSMYGSSFDDEPPLLEELGINFDHIWQKTLTVLHPMKAADGNIMNETDLAGPMVFCLAFGATLLLTGKIQFGYVYGISVIGCLGMYCLLNLMSMTGVSFGCVASVLGYCLLPMILLASFGIIFSLQGMFGIIIAATIIGWCSFSASKIFISALAMDGQQLLVAYPCALLYGVFALISVF, encoded by the exons ATGTCAGGGTTTGACAACTTCAACACAGATTTTTACCAGTCCAGCTACAGTGTAGATGACCAAGGGCAACCTGCTGGATATGGCTACAGTAACACAGAAGACCCCTACAAACA GGGTCAGTATGACTACTCCCAACCGATGGGGTACTCAGCCCCAGGGATGATGCAACCCCAGCAGCCCTACACAGGCCAGATCTACCAGCCCACACCAGCCTTCACACCTTCCCCCACACAGTCTATGTACGGCAGCAGCTTTGATGATGAGCCCCCGCTGCTGGAGG AATTGGGCATTAACTTTGACCACATCTGGCAGAAGACCCTGACAGTGCTCCACCCCATGAAGGCAGCAGATGGTAACATTATGAACGAGACTGACCTGGCTGGGCCCATGGTGTTCTGTCTGGCCTTCGGAGCCACCTTACTTCTG ACAGGAAAGATCCAGTTTGGCTATGTGTATGGCATCAGCGTCATCGGCTGCCTGGGGATGTACTGTCTCCTCAACCTAATGAGCATGACAGGTGTGTCATTTGGCTGTGTCGCCAGTGTCCTGGGCTACTGCCTGCTACCCATGATCCTCCTTGCCAGCTTCGGAATCATCTTCTCTTTACA AGGCATGTTTGGAATAATCATCGCAGCTACCATAATTGGCTGGTGCAGTTTCTCCGCTTCCAAGATCTTCATCTCAGCCCTGGCCATGGACGGACAGCAACTTCTGGTGGCGTACCCCTGTGCCCTCCTCTATGGGGTGTTCGCCCTCATCTCTGTTTTCTGA